From a region of the Pseudanabaena sp. ABRG5-3 genome:
- a CDS encoding DUF6888 family protein → MSQDQPNNEQAQGLYRLCYRLTNAIYPNWQYKAIELVRIDERTGHLYVLAEGNLDFEIKTTGGYEP, encoded by the coding sequence ATGAGTCAAGATCAACCAAATAACGAACAAGCACAAGGACTGTATAGGTTATGTTATCGCCTGACAAACGCAATCTATCCTAATTGGCAGTATAAAGCGATCGAGCTTGTTAGAATAGACGAACGTACTGGACATCTATATGTGCTTGCAGAAGGAAATCTTGACTTTGAGATAAAAACTACAGGAGGCTATGAGCCATGA
- a CDS encoding hybrid sensor histidine kinase/response regulator, with protein sequence MADNELTIVDDLEFADEMDQVSSPSLGAWKVLIVDDEVEVHNITRLALEDFRFNNKSLNLLSAYSGIEARQIMLENPDIAIALLDVIMESDDAGLITAKYIRETLQNRAIRIILRTGQPGRVPEQQVVVNYDIDDYKTKTELTSQKLFTTLITSLRVYTLLVSLNANLEHANAALIQSSKLKDEFLSTMNHELRTPLNAILGMTECLLGEFFGTINSNQEEALEIIKSSSKDLLKLINDMMDASKIMAGMLKLDITTVAIADLCSSSLKFVKNKALEKQIQLTMNLATQVTAIAVDEQRLRQVLIHLLDNAIKFTPSGGKVSLDVRIENEQNSDPWIQFLVTDTGIGIAPHHQAKIFQAFTQIDSGLNRKYEGSGLGLALVQQLVELHCGYVNFSSNIDQGSCFTVHLPLKAQIYPTQDI encoded by the coding sequence ATGGCTGATAATGAGCTAACAATCGTGGATGACTTAGAATTTGCGGATGAAATGGATCAAGTTTCGTCACCAAGTCTAGGGGCTTGGAAGGTTCTAATTGTTGATGACGAAGTAGAAGTTCATAATATCACCAGACTAGCTTTAGAAGATTTCCGCTTTAATAACAAGAGTCTCAATCTCCTCAGTGCTTACTCTGGGATAGAAGCTCGTCAGATTATGTTAGAGAATCCTGATATTGCGATTGCTCTGCTCGATGTTATTATGGAATCCGATGACGCAGGTTTAATTACTGCCAAATACATCCGCGAAACTCTCCAAAATCGCGCAATTAGGATTATTTTGCGAACAGGACAGCCGGGGCGAGTACCTGAACAACAAGTAGTCGTTAATTATGATATCGATGATTACAAGACAAAAACAGAACTGACCTCCCAAAAGCTATTCACAACACTTATCACATCTTTGCGAGTGTATACCCTATTAGTATCGTTGAATGCCAATTTAGAACATGCTAATGCAGCACTCATCCAATCTAGCAAACTAAAAGATGAATTTCTCTCTACAATGAATCATGAGTTACGCACACCCCTCAACGCAATCTTAGGAATGACAGAATGTTTACTTGGAGAATTTTTTGGCACAATCAATTCCAACCAAGAGGAAGCGCTCGAAATCATTAAAAGTAGTAGTAAAGATCTACTGAAACTAATTAATGACATGATGGATGCCTCCAAAATCATGGCAGGTATGCTCAAGCTAGACATCACAACCGTAGCGATCGCGGATTTGTGCAGTTCCAGCCTCAAGTTTGTGAAAAATAAGGCTCTTGAAAAACAAATTCAGCTCACAATGAACCTAGCGACTCAGGTAACAGCGATCGCTGTTGATGAGCAACGGCTAAGACAAGTATTAATCCATTTATTAGACAATGCAATTAAATTCACACCATCGGGAGGCAAGGTAAGTCTAGATGTGAGAATAGAAAATGAGCAGAATTCTGATCCTTGGATTCAGTTCTTAGTTACCGATACAGGTATTGGGATTGCTCCTCACCATCAAGCCAAGATATTTCAGGCATTTACTCAAATTGATAGCGGGCTCAATCGTAAATATGAAGGCTCAGGATTAGGGCTAGCACTAGTGCAGCAACTCGTAGAACTCCACTGCGGCTATGTCAATTTCAGCAGCAATATTGATCAAGGTAGTTGCTTTACAGTCCATTTACCGCTAAAGGCACAGATTTATCCAACACAAGATATATAG
- a CDS encoding type II toxin-antitoxin system VapC family toxin, with the protein MKKIFADTGYWIALLNPEDDLYPKARQLADSLTSTRIVTSEMVFTELLNAFSGKGKTFRQRAVRFIHHSFSNPEIEVVTQTDEIFQSALELYDRRPDQAWSHTDCTSFHIMQQQQILEALAYDKHFEQSGFVALLR; encoded by the coding sequence ATGAAAAAAATATTTGCTGACACAGGCTATTGGATTGCACTGCTTAACCCAGAAGATGATCTATACCCAAAAGCAAGACAACTCGCAGACTCCTTAACATCAACTCGTATCGTTACTAGCGAAATGGTATTTACCGAACTTCTCAACGCTTTTTCTGGGAAAGGAAAAACCTTCCGTCAAAGAGCAGTTAGATTTATCCATCACTCGTTTAGCAATCCTGAAATTGAAGTAGTCACTCAAACTGACGAGATTTTTCAATCTGCTCTTGAGCTATACGATCGCCGACCAGATCAAGCATGGAGTCATACAGACTGCACATCATTTCACATCATGCAGCAGCAACAAATATTAGAAGCTCTTGCCTATGACAAGCACTTTGAACAATCAGGATTTGTAGCTTTACTACGATAA
- a CDS encoding DUF6887 family protein codes for MTDINYNKMELDDLRKYVLTHREDIQAFQSYIDRSKASGRMIAVDAATPKWEEALEENIRRTAN; via the coding sequence ATGACAGACATCAATTACAACAAAATGGAATTGGATGACTTACGGAAATATGTACTTACTCATAGGGAAGATATCCAAGCTTTTCAGTCATACATTGATCGCTCGAAGGCTTCTGGAAGAATGATAGCTGTTGACGCAGCCACACCTAAATGGGAAGAAGCTCTAGAGGAAAATATCCGCCGTACAGCTAATTAG
- a CDS encoding diguanylate cyclase domain-containing protein, with protein MQGNWLLRKGVLNFIILNLLIAIAYAIGVRLSHEFATLPATVASVWFPSGMTLALVYLLGDRVILGIICGSTLALVPALLKMEPPISVFSLILILIACACGNVFQPLIATYLIKKFARHKDIFSHVSTVVLYIIAVVFAPTISALFGVTSLCITGLIPWTSYGLSWMTWWLASALPHLIFTPTILLWQNLSYRDIRHKVWELALGLGLFLCISWIAFVSGYPLAYFFLPILIWVVFRHGSFFASLLVSIVSLIAILATAKNHGLYIPNEPNASLLLLQSFMAVFSLTSLILSAVIDEKNAAQLSLKQAMENLESQVMERTMELQHSEYLLKQANLELEKLVNVDGLTQVGNRRCFDERMQIEWDRLYRDSQPLSLILFDIDYFKRYNDCYGHQMGDDCLTAIAQTVKHALARPADLIARYGGEEFVVILPNTDAKGAFMVAEKIRLEVTNLDIPHQKSDISDIVTISLGVASLLPNSMQEPAILIKQADIALYQAKQQGRNRSIVFLE; from the coding sequence ATGCAGGGCAATTGGCTATTACGGAAAGGAGTTTTGAATTTTATTATTCTCAACCTGCTAATAGCAATTGCCTATGCGATCGGCGTAAGACTAAGCCATGAATTTGCGACCTTACCAGCTACGGTGGCTTCAGTTTGGTTTCCGTCGGGAATGACATTAGCTCTAGTCTATTTACTAGGCGATCGCGTAATTTTAGGAATTATTTGCGGATCAACCTTGGCACTTGTTCCTGCTTTACTGAAAATGGAGCCGCCAATATCAGTTTTTAGTTTGATCTTGATTTTGATAGCCTGTGCTTGTGGTAATGTTTTTCAGCCATTGATTGCCACCTATCTGATTAAAAAATTTGCTCGACACAAAGACATTTTTAGTCATGTTAGTACAGTAGTTTTGTACATTATCGCAGTAGTCTTTGCCCCAACGATATCTGCATTATTTGGGGTTACTAGTCTCTGCATAACTGGATTGATTCCGTGGACAAGCTATGGACTGAGTTGGATGACATGGTGGCTAGCTAGCGCTCTCCCCCATTTAATCTTTACCCCGACCATCCTCCTATGGCAAAATCTATCTTATAGAGATATTCGGCATAAAGTTTGGGAACTAGCATTAGGACTAGGTTTGTTCTTATGTATCAGTTGGATTGCCTTTGTGAGTGGCTATCCTTTGGCTTATTTCTTTCTACCAATTCTCATTTGGGTCGTCTTTCGGCATGGTAGTTTTTTTGCCAGCTTATTAGTGAGCATTGTTTCCTTAATCGCAATTTTAGCCACTGCCAAAAATCACGGACTCTATATCCCCAATGAACCCAATGCCTCTCTATTGCTATTGCAGTCTTTTATGGCGGTATTTTCTCTAACATCACTAATTCTTTCGGCAGTAATTGACGAAAAAAATGCAGCCCAGTTATCTCTCAAACAAGCAATGGAAAATCTCGAATCGCAAGTAATGGAGAGGACGATGGAACTGCAACATAGTGAATATCTGCTCAAACAAGCAAATTTAGAATTAGAAAAGTTGGTCAATGTTGATGGATTGACCCAAGTTGGTAATCGTCGATGTTTTGATGAACGGATGCAAATAGAGTGGGATAGACTTTACCGAGATTCACAGCCTTTATCCTTGATCTTGTTTGATATTGACTATTTCAAACGCTATAACGATTGCTATGGACATCAAATGGGTGATGATTGCTTAACGGCGATCGCTCAAACAGTCAAACATGCTTTAGCACGTCCCGCCGATTTAATTGCTCGCTATGGTGGGGAAGAGTTTGTGGTGATATTACCTAATACTGATGCTAAAGGAGCGTTCATGGTTGCCGAAAAGATTCGACTTGAGGTTACAAATTTAGACATTCCTCACCAAAAGTCGGATATCAGCGATATAGTTACGATTAGTCTTGGGGTAGCGAGTCTGTTACCAAACTCTATGCAGGAACCAGCAATCCTGATTAAACAAGCGGATATTGCTCTATATCAGGCAAAACAGCAGGGTCGTAATCGATCTATAGTCTTTTTAGAATAA
- the galT gene encoding galactose-1-phosphate uridylyltransferase, with protein sequence MSHLRQNVITKDWVIFATERAKRPHEFARSLDEIPPDLPTYKHNCPFCRGNENTAEPEYLRIEDERGWRIRIIPNKYPALSPIGDRIRHSEGIHRSITGVGYHEVLIEHPDHNATIALMQLDDVINIFKAYRQRYKVISQDNRIESIIIFKNHGESAGTSLEHPHSQITATPVVPSQIRYRLIEATNYFDDIGECLFCHTLRDELAAQERIVFETEHFVTFMPYAALSPFHMWIFPRRHSSCFSETTDIELADLAYNLKTVLAKLYYGLNNPAYNYTIRSMPTDEKQSDYFHWYLAIVPRVSKAAGFELGSGMYINTAMPEDSAKFLREVQIP encoded by the coding sequence ATGTCACATCTGCGCCAAAACGTGATTACTAAAGACTGGGTGATTTTTGCCACTGAGAGAGCTAAGCGCCCCCATGAGTTTGCGCGATCGCTAGATGAAATCCCCCCCGACTTACCCACCTATAAACATAATTGTCCTTTTTGTCGGGGCAATGAAAATACTGCGGAACCTGAATATTTGCGTATAGAAGATGAGCGTGGCTGGCGGATCAGGATTATTCCGAATAAATATCCTGCTCTGTCTCCTATTGGCGATCGCATCCGTCATAGTGAGGGAATCCATCGCTCTATTACAGGTGTAGGCTACCACGAAGTTTTGATCGAGCATCCCGATCATAATGCGACGATCGCGCTCATGCAGCTTGATGATGTAATTAATATTTTCAAAGCCTATCGCCAGCGTTACAAGGTGATCAGCCAAGATAATCGCATTGAAAGCATCATTATCTTTAAAAATCACGGCGAAAGTGCTGGTACTTCCCTCGAACATCCTCATTCACAAATCACTGCTACGCCTGTAGTTCCTTCGCAAATTCGTTATCGTTTAATCGAAGCAACTAATTATTTTGATGATATCGGTGAATGTTTATTTTGCCATACTCTCAGAGACGAGCTAGCGGCTCAAGAGCGAATTGTTTTTGAGACAGAACATTTTGTCACTTTTATGCCCTATGCGGCTCTATCTCCTTTCCATATGTGGATATTTCCTCGCCGTCATAGTTCTTGCTTTAGCGAAACGACCGATATTGAGCTTGCCGATCTTGCCTATAATCTCAAAACAGTTCTCGCTAAACTTTATTATGGGCTCAATAATCCCGCCTACAATTACACAATTCGCTCAATGCCAACGGATGAGAAACAGTCTGATTATTTCCATTGGTATTTAGCGATCGTGCCAAGGGTTTCTAAGGCGGCAGGCTTTGAACTAGGCAGTGGAATGTATATCAATACAGCTATGCCTGAAGATAGCGCCAAGTTCTTACGAGAAGTGCAAATTCCTTAG
- a CDS encoding Tab2/Atab2 family RNA-binding protein, protein MSKIWELDFYSRPVLDTNNKKVWELLICDRDRQFEWVRECPSNEVNSEWLAKQLAECVETTGETPIKIRFFRPSMTNIIIRGCTLAGITGQASRRVFTMSAWLAERMANIYPNREGFQAVDPNPLPLKVLAAQDPKPVPDALMGERWISVSLKAGDFAEANEWSMDFSELLDISHLDPETIVSGIIIISARATALAAWMSGVDPVFIKFERLLGDRTQMQLEASADARWVLANLQAPKDKQAIAQGADFEKSKQKSQGFHFLAVQTKPEEEHFAGFWMLKEVI, encoded by the coding sequence ATGTCGAAAATTTGGGAGTTAGATTTTTATTCCCGTCCTGTGTTGGATACTAATAATAAAAAGGTCTGGGAACTACTGATTTGCGATCGCGATCGCCAGTTTGAATGGGTACGTGAATGCCCATCCAACGAAGTCAACTCCGAATGGCTAGCCAAGCAACTTGCGGAATGTGTAGAAACAACGGGAGAAACTCCCATCAAAATCCGTTTCTTTCGTCCAAGCATGACCAATATTATTATTCGGGGTTGTACGCTAGCAGGTATCACAGGACAAGCATCGCGGCGGGTATTTACGATGTCTGCATGGCTCGCCGAGAGAATGGCAAATATTTACCCTAATCGTGAAGGCTTTCAGGCAGTTGATCCCAATCCCTTGCCCTTAAAAGTACTAGCCGCCCAAGATCCCAAACCCGTTCCCGATGCCTTAATGGGAGAGCGTTGGATCTCCGTATCGCTAAAGGCAGGAGACTTTGCCGAGGCAAATGAATGGTCGATGGATTTTAGTGAACTACTCGATATCAGTCATCTCGATCCTGAAACGATTGTATCGGGGATCATTATTATTTCGGCAAGGGCAACGGCTCTAGCAGCATGGATGTCGGGCGTTGATCCCGTATTTATCAAATTTGAACGCTTGCTCGGCGATCGCACGCAAATGCAATTGGAAGCCAGTGCCGATGCGCGATGGGTATTAGCAAATTTACAAGCACCCAAGGATAAACAGGCGATCGCTCAAGGCGCAGACTTTGAAAAATCTAAACAAAAGTCCCAAGGATTTCATTTCCTAGCCGTACAAACTAAACCTGAAGAAGAACATTTTGCGGGATTTTGGATGTTGAAAGAAGTTATTTAG
- a CDS encoding IS5 family transposase codes for MKEKYQVRNWAEYNAGLKQRGSLTFWISEEVIESWLNQTLSGKRGASNDYSDIAIATFITVKAVYQQAGRQTQGLLASLFTLMGIDLPVPDHSTVSRRTASLSVTLPVIPKQGAVHVVVDSTGIKVYGEGEWKTRQHGISKRRTWRKLHLGGDESTGEILAAVVTMNDCHDGEVLADILEGIDAEIAQVSADGAYDHRHCYDEIAQHGAKAVIPPRKDAKIWQHGNTNAPPHPRDQNLRYIRKHGRKKWKRDSGYHRRSLAETTMFRFKKIFGATLSSRKFDNQAVELFIKCAALNRMIQLAKPLSSPVTR; via the coding sequence ATGAAAGAGAAATATCAGGTTCGCAACTGGGCAGAGTATAACGCAGGGCTAAAACAAAGAGGAAGCCTGACTTTTTGGATTAGCGAAGAAGTAATTGAAAGCTGGTTAAACCAAACATTAAGCGGAAAACGGGGTGCTTCAAATGATTATAGTGATATAGCAATCGCGACATTCATCACAGTCAAAGCGGTATATCAACAAGCAGGAAGACAAACGCAAGGACTGTTAGCGTCACTATTTACCTTGATGGGCATAGATTTACCAGTCCCAGACCACAGCACCGTATCAAGACGGACAGCAAGTTTAAGCGTGACATTACCAGTAATCCCCAAACAGGGAGCAGTGCATGTAGTAGTTGATTCGACAGGGATCAAAGTCTATGGAGAAGGGGAATGGAAAACACGGCAGCATGGGATTAGCAAGAGACGGACATGGCGCAAATTACACCTTGGAGGCGATGAATCTACAGGAGAAATACTGGCTGCGGTCGTCACTATGAATGATTGCCATGATGGTGAAGTACTTGCCGATATTCTCGAAGGCATTGATGCTGAGATCGCTCAAGTTTCCGCAGATGGAGCCTATGACCATCGCCATTGTTATGACGAGATTGCTCAACATGGAGCTAAAGCCGTGATTCCTCCCCGCAAAGATGCCAAAATCTGGCAGCATGGCAATACCAATGCTCCTCCCCATCCCCGTGACCAAAACCTGCGCTATATCCGTAAACATGGGCGCAAAAAATGGAAACGTGACTCAGGTTATCATCGACGTTCTTTGGCAGAAACCACGATGTTTCGTTTCAAAAAAATCTTTGGGGCTACTTTATCTTCTCGTAAATTTGACAATCAGGCGGTTGAGTTGTTCATCAAATGTGCTGCACTCAATCGCATGATTCAACTTGCTAAACCTCTCTCTTCTCCTGTTACTCGTTGA
- a CDS encoding KAP family NTPase, with amino-acid sequence MLPLNSSIEEDRKYYVDLSEVRGARLFQGMERQITTLSPNKATCQLFTGRIGCGKSTELLRLKYLLEQQNFHVVYFESDRVLELADVAVSDVLLAIAGQISSSLESKNVIMKVPETLKKILGELKDLLQSPVDFGVNFKLSLGIAEITAQSKKNDSIRRQIRERLESRISKIINAINDELLEPAKRQLQSQGMKGLVVIVDNLDRIENRIDDKDRNKAGYLFVERSDLRELKCHVLYTVPFLLTFSNDAAIVEDRFGTQIKTLPMIPTSLPDGSECLTGMALLRQIVMSRAFPSANSLQRVSDESIAKVFENPQTLDRLCQVSGGHVRDLFRLLSACLQQEDPPITRELLENTIASERNSLVKKITEDEWTLIRKVHQAKQLSGESEYQTLIRSKFVFEYEYKNEGWFDVNPILASKL; translated from the coding sequence ATGCTTCCTCTGAACTCATCTATTGAAGAGGATCGGAAATATTATGTCGATCTTTCAGAAGTGAGGGGAGCTAGACTATTTCAAGGGATGGAAAGGCAAATTACAACACTTTCACCTAACAAAGCAACCTGCCAATTATTTACAGGACGTATTGGATGTGGCAAATCAACGGAACTCTTACGATTAAAATATTTATTAGAGCAGCAAAATTTCCATGTGGTTTATTTTGAGAGTGATCGCGTTTTGGAGTTGGCTGATGTTGCGGTGAGTGATGTTTTACTTGCGATCGCTGGTCAAATTAGCAGCAGTCTTGAGTCTAAAAACGTCATTATGAAAGTTCCTGAAACACTAAAAAAGATACTAGGAGAATTAAAAGATTTATTACAATCGCCAGTAGACTTTGGTGTGAATTTTAAACTTTCGTTAGGAATTGCCGAAATTACTGCACAATCCAAAAAGAACGATTCCATAAGAAGACAAATCAGAGAAAGACTCGAATCGCGGATATCTAAAATTATTAATGCAATTAATGACGAGTTATTAGAGCCTGCTAAGCGGCAGCTTCAATCCCAAGGAATGAAGGGGCTTGTAGTTATTGTAGATAACTTAGATCGCATTGAAAATCGTATTGATGACAAAGACCGTAACAAAGCTGGTTATTTATTTGTAGAACGCAGCGATTTACGAGAGCTTAAATGTCATGTTTTATATACAGTTCCATTTTTGCTCACTTTTTCTAATGACGCAGCGATTGTCGAGGATCGATTTGGGACTCAAATTAAAACTTTACCAATGATTCCTACGAGCTTACCAGATGGCAGTGAATGCTTGACAGGTATGGCTTTGTTAAGGCAAATAGTTATGTCTAGGGCGTTTCCATCGGCTAATTCTTTACAGCGTGTTAGTGATGAGTCAATCGCCAAAGTTTTTGAAAATCCTCAAACCCTCGATCGCTTATGCCAAGTTAGTGGTGGTCATGTTCGTGATTTATTTAGATTACTTTCGGCTTGCTTACAACAAGAAGATCCACCAATTACGAGAGAATTACTAGAAAATACGATCGCATCAGAACGGAATAGTCTTGTCAAAAAGATTACTGAGGATGAGTGGACGCTGATTAGGAAAGTACATCAAGCCAAACAATTGAGTGGAGAATCTGAATACCAGACTCTAATTAGGAGTAAATTTGTATTTGAGTATGAATATAAGAATGAAGGCTGGTTTGATGTAAATCCAATTTTGGCAAGTAAGCTATAA
- a CDS encoding ABC transporter permease: protein MKSPKQSVSQRLMSIGIVISVVFLLMAIVSPLLQAFGLLNPSEFLSYPIHEPPSAQHWFGTDLQGHDVFARTIAGAGVAWQVTLASTIISLVIGVPLGMLSGYKGGWLDRGLVFLMDALYTLPSLLLSLTIAFVVGAGVWNAAIALSVAYIPQYFRVIRNQTVSTKTEVYIEAAQAIGADTKTILMKYLAPNVIQSLPAIFTLNAADAILTIAGLGFLGLGIPEDVPEWGHDLKQALDALSTGENIWWTTVFPGLAITFMAIGLSLVGEGLTQRFSSKKTEN, encoded by the coding sequence ATGAAATCGCCTAAGCAGTCAGTATCGCAACGGTTAATGTCTATTGGTATCGTGATTAGCGTTGTCTTTTTGCTGATGGCGATTGTTTCACCGCTACTCCAAGCTTTTGGACTGTTAAATCCGAGTGAATTTCTCAGCTATCCAATCCACGAACCACCATCGGCACAGCATTGGTTCGGTACAGATTTGCAGGGACATGATGTTTTTGCCAGAACGATTGCAGGTGCAGGTGTGGCTTGGCAAGTCACACTCGCTTCGACCATCATTAGCTTAGTGATCGGCGTACCCTTGGGAATGCTGAGCGGCTACAAGGGCGGCTGGCTTGATCGCGGTTTAGTATTTCTGATGGACGCTCTCTACACCTTGCCTAGTCTATTGCTATCGCTGACGATCGCCTTTGTGGTCGGTGCGGGTGTCTGGAATGCGGCGATCGCTCTCAGTGTTGCCTATATCCCCCAATATTTTCGGGTAATCCGCAACCAAACCGTGAGTACCAAAACCGAGGTTTATATCGAAGCGGCTCAAGCGATCGGTGCTGATACGAAAACGATCTTAATGAAATATCTCGCGCCCAATGTAATCCAAAGCTTACCCGCAATTTTCACCCTCAACGCCGCCGATGCAATTCTGACGATCGCTGGTTTAGGATTTTTAGGTTTAGGCATTCCCGAAGATGTCCCTGAATGGGGTCACGATCTCAAGCAAGCTCTGGATGCTCTATCGACTGGCGAAAATATCTGGTGGACGACAGTTTTTCCGGGTTTGGCGATTACTTTTATGGCGATCGGTTTATCGCTAGTAGGTGAGGGTTTAACTCAGAGATTTAGTAGCAAGAAAACTGAGAACTAG
- a CDS encoding type II toxin-antitoxin system HicB family antitoxin: MQQRPIEMKNLTAIIEQAEESGYFAYCPEVSGANGQGETIDECFEDLQLAIQLIFEELREQDESRSTK, encoded by the coding sequence ATGCAACAACGCCCTATAGAGATGAAAAATCTGACCGCAATTATTGAACAGGCTGAAGAAAGTGGCTACTTTGCCTATTGTCCAGAAGTATCTGGCGCAAATGGACAAGGAGAAACCATTGACGAATGCTTTGAAGATTTACAACTTGCCATACAGCTTATCTTTGAAGAGCTAAGAGAACAGGATGAGTCAAGATCAACCAAATAA
- a CDS encoding type II toxin-antitoxin system HicB family antitoxin — MNSYSMRVQWSEVDRLFLVTIPEFADRVVMPCTHGETREKAIHNGEEVIEMYLEAWQIEGEAIPEPKTLQAV, encoded by the coding sequence ATGAATAGCTACAGTATGAGAGTTCAATGGTCTGAGGTGGATCGTCTGTTCCTAGTCACAATTCCAGAATTTGCCGATCGCGTTGTTATGCCTTGTACTCATGGTGAAACTCGTGAGAAAGCAATTCATAATGGAGAAGAAGTTATTGAAATGTACCTAGAAGCTTGGCAAATAGAAGGTGAAGCTATTCCTGAGCCGAAGACACTTCAAGCTGTTTAG
- a CDS encoding diguanylate cyclase domain-containing protein → MFSMVDDELIITDELEFADEVDQTLSENLESWKVLIVDDEVEIHNITRLALEDFSFDNKSLKFLSAYSGTDACQIMEKNPDIAVTLLDVIMESDDAGLITAKYIRETLQNRAIRIILRTGQPGQVPERQVIVDYDIDDYKTKTEFTSQKLFTTIITALRSYKAYTELEALNSNLERRVEERTITLQNEINKRREIENILSGILNSSLDGIVALKSVREPTTDNIESFRCLMINPIIVRAFNANQEELIGKLLSRKLLNHIEPDLFDRFVKVVETGQPLEQDFYYPWGDSYWYQFASVKLDDGLAITVRDITARKKIELALQESNQKLESLVNIDGLTKVANRRCFDIRLQEEWNRLARKQQLLSLIIFDLDFFKFYNDYYGHLAGDDCLERVAQAIYKAIDRAGDLVARYGGEEFVVLLPSTDLDGAISVAQRMQQIVQDLAIPHQQSSVSSIVTISLGIASVMPTIEGQANTLIEQADQALYKAKQQGRDRYCT, encoded by the coding sequence ATGTTCTCAATGGTTGATGATGAGTTAATAATTACAGATGAATTGGAATTTGCTGATGAAGTTGATCAAACGTTGTCGGAAAATCTGGAGTCTTGGAAAGTTCTAATCGTTGATGATGAAGTAGAAATTCATAACATCACTAGACTTGCCTTGGAAGATTTTAGTTTTGACAACAAGAGTCTCAAGTTCCTCAGTGCTTATTCTGGAACGGATGCATGCCAGATAATGGAAAAAAATCCTGACATTGCGGTTACATTGCTCGATGTCATTATGGAATCCGATGATGCGGGGTTGATTACCGCTAAGTACATCCGCGAAACCCTTCAGAATCGTGCAATCAGGATTATTTTACGAACGGGGCAGCCGGGGCAAGTCCCCGAAAGACAAGTAATCGTCGATTATGATATTGATGATTACAAAACTAAAACAGAATTTACCTCCCAAAAGCTGTTTACAACGATTATTACGGCTTTGCGATCATATAAAGCCTACACTGAATTAGAAGCACTGAATTCCAATTTAGAAAGGCGTGTAGAAGAGCGAACCATTACATTACAGAATGAGATCAATAAACGGAGGGAAATAGAAAATATTCTTAGTGGAATTTTAAATAGTTCTCTTGATGGCATTGTGGCTCTAAAGTCAGTACGTGAACCTACTACTGATAACATTGAAAGTTTTCGTTGCTTAATGATTAATCCAATTATTGTTAGAGCCTTTAATGCCAATCAAGAAGAACTAATTGGGAAATTGTTGTCAAGAAAGTTACTTAATCATATTGAGCCAGATCTGTTCGATCGCTTTGTTAAAGTTGTGGAAACAGGACAACCTTTAGAACAAGATTTTTATTATCCTTGGGGGGATTCTTACTGGTATCAATTTGCATCCGTTAAGTTAGATGACGGTCTAGCAATTACCGTGCGCGATATTACTGCACGGAAGAAAATAGAACTTGCTCTGCAAGAATCGAATCAAAAACTCGAATCCTTAGTAAATATTGATGGACTAACTAAGGTCGCAAACCGTCGATGTTTTGATATTCGCCTCCAAGAAGAATGGAATCGACTAGCCCGAAAACAACAATTGCTTTCGTTAATTATCTTTGATCTTGATTTCTTTAAGTTCTATAATGATTATTATGGACATCTCGCGGGGGATGATTGCCTAGAAAGGGTCGCACAGGCTATCTACAAAGCAATTGATCGTGCTGGTGATCTCGTAGCTCGCTATGGTGGTGAGGAATTTGTGGTACTGCTTCCTAGTACTGATTTAGATGGGGCGATCTCTGTAGCCCAAAGAATGCAGCAGATTGTTCAGGATTTAGCTATTCCCCATCAACAGTCTAGTGTGAGTTCAATTGTCACAATTAGTCTCGGAATTGCCTCAGTTATGCCCACGATAGAAGGTCAAGCAAACACATTAATTGAGCAAGCAGATCAGGCATTGTACAAAGCAAAACAACAGGGGCGCGATCGCTACTGTACCTAG